A genomic region of Longimicrobium terrae contains the following coding sequences:
- a CDS encoding PAS domain-containing protein yields the protein MPDSSDRYHEQVRRSLERLVALQRELPDPDAAAGGPPGDVRESLEALYTALEELHVAEEELRVQHEQLELAQVEAALERQRYLELFHMAPDPYLVTTVDGTIMDANYAAAELAGIPAHLLAGKPFTTLVTPEARRTFRSVLSRAVPLGRLDDWEVRVRPRGDGPAVDVSCSVSVVSDEQGNATSLRWILRDISERRRAEHTARALAREEAAHAEAEAGRARLQGVLESISDAFVGVDSSWNITWVNRRAAEMWHRSREQLQGRGLWRELSAAVGTEPHTALLRAMDTRERVERETRFPIGRRWIELRAYPAEEGGMSIFFRDITTRRENEAERQRLLAQAQAQRALLTTALHNIPGGVVIAEAPDGRIVLHNAEAERILAHPLHQEGGLTDLPLHYGNLLPDGSPAPAEAYPLPRALAGEMVRDEEWMYRLGTGEIAILRCSAAPVHDPDGNVAAAVCTFFDITESLRIERTDRFLAEAGEVLSSSLNASEVVQQLARVCAGTIADYSIVHLVDEEKGVRAAGVAHADRTRQELLLGLLRRFPHAPDPEVHPVVQALRTGRPELMSSVDEGVMARVCGGADHREMMRALGLSSAMVVPLRAKDRVLGVISLARGGGAPYGARDLAAAEELARRAALALENARLYEQAQAAVRARDDVMAVVSHDLRNPINAVVMASAVLQEFGDTSRLTERDRKQLDVIRRSAEQMNALVQDLLEVASLESGAMVMNPRPVQPLVLLSAADEMFAGTAQERGLELNCIRPDGVPAVSADYGRVLQVLSNLLGNALKFTPSGGRVELSAVRVAGYVRFWVTDTGPGIERDHLPRLFDRFWQARRGHGAGAGLGLSIARSIVEAHGGQIWAESTPGEGTTFHFTLPVAQPGE from the coding sequence ATGCCCGACAGCAGCGACCGCTACCACGAACAGGTCCGCCGCTCCCTGGAGCGGCTGGTGGCGCTGCAACGGGAGCTTCCGGATCCGGACGCCGCGGCCGGCGGGCCGCCGGGCGACGTCCGCGAATCGCTCGAAGCGCTGTACACCGCGCTGGAGGAGCTGCACGTGGCGGAAGAGGAGCTCCGCGTGCAGCACGAGCAGCTGGAGCTGGCGCAGGTGGAGGCGGCGCTGGAGCGGCAGCGCTACCTGGAGCTGTTTCACATGGCGCCGGACCCGTACCTGGTGACCACGGTGGACGGCACCATCATGGACGCCAACTACGCGGCGGCGGAACTGGCCGGGATTCCCGCCCACCTCCTGGCGGGCAAGCCGTTCACCACGCTGGTGACGCCGGAGGCGCGGCGAACCTTTCGCTCCGTCCTGTCGCGCGCCGTTCCCCTGGGACGGCTGGACGACTGGGAGGTGCGCGTCCGTCCCCGCGGGGACGGGCCGGCGGTGGACGTGTCGTGCAGCGTAAGCGTGGTCAGCGACGAGCAGGGCAACGCCACCTCGCTGCGATGGATTCTGCGCGACATCAGCGAGCGGCGCCGCGCGGAGCACACGGCGCGCGCCCTGGCCCGCGAAGAAGCCGCCCACGCCGAGGCCGAGGCCGGGCGCGCGCGGCTGCAGGGCGTGCTGGAAAGCATCAGCGACGCCTTCGTGGGCGTGGACTCGTCGTGGAACATCACCTGGGTCAACCGCCGCGCGGCGGAAATGTGGCACCGCTCGCGTGAGCAGCTGCAGGGGCGCGGGCTGTGGCGCGAACTGTCCGCCGCGGTGGGGACGGAGCCGCACACGGCGCTGCTGCGCGCCATGGACACGCGCGAACGGGTGGAGCGCGAAACGCGCTTTCCCATCGGGCGGCGGTGGATCGAACTGCGCGCGTATCCGGCGGAAGAAGGGGGGATGTCCATCTTCTTTCGCGACATCACCACCCGGCGCGAGAACGAGGCCGAGCGGCAGCGGCTGCTGGCCCAAGCGCAGGCCCAGCGCGCGCTGCTGACCACGGCGCTGCACAACATCCCCGGCGGCGTCGTGATCGCGGAGGCGCCGGACGGGCGCATCGTGCTGCACAACGCCGAGGCGGAGCGCATTCTGGCCCATCCGCTGCACCAGGAAGGCGGCCTGACGGACCTTCCGCTGCATTACGGCAACCTGCTCCCCGACGGCTCGCCCGCGCCGGCGGAGGCGTATCCGCTCCCCCGCGCGCTGGCGGGGGAAATGGTGCGCGACGAGGAGTGGATGTACCGCCTGGGGACGGGGGAGATCGCCATCCTGAGGTGCAGCGCCGCCCCGGTGCACGATCCGGACGGCAACGTGGCGGCCGCGGTGTGCACCTTCTTCGACATCACCGAATCGCTCCGCATCGAGCGCACCGACCGCTTTCTGGCCGAGGCGGGCGAGGTGCTGTCGTCGTCGCTGAACGCGTCGGAGGTGGTGCAGCAGCTGGCGCGCGTCTGCGCGGGGACCATCGCGGACTATTCCATCGTCCACCTGGTGGATGAGGAAAAGGGCGTTCGCGCCGCGGGCGTCGCGCACGCCGACCGGACCCGGCAGGAGCTGCTGCTGGGGCTGCTGCGCCGCTTTCCCCACGCGCCCGATCCGGAGGTGCACCCGGTGGTGCAGGCGCTGCGGACGGGCCGGCCGGAGCTGATGTCGTCCGTTGATGAAGGGGTGATGGCGCGCGTGTGCGGCGGGGCGGACCACCGCGAAATGATGCGCGCGCTGGGGCTGTCGTCCGCCATGGTGGTGCCGCTGCGGGCCAAGGACCGGGTGCTGGGGGTCATCAGCCTGGCACGCGGCGGGGGCGCCCCGTACGGCGCGCGCGACCTGGCCGCGGCGGAGGAGCTGGCGCGCCGCGCCGCGCTCGCGCTGGAGAACGCGCGGCTGTACGAGCAGGCGCAGGCCGCCGTGCGCGCGCGCGACGACGTAATGGCCGTGGTGTCGCACGACCTGCGCAACCCCATCAACGCGGTGGTGATGGCGTCGGCGGTGCTGCAGGAGTTCGGCGACACGTCGCGCCTTACGGAGCGCGACCGCAAGCAGCTGGACGTCATTCGCCGCAGCGCCGAGCAGATGAACGCGCTCGTGCAGGACCTGCTGGAGGTGGCGTCGCTGGAAAGCGGGGCGATGGTGATGAACCCGCGGCCGGTGCAGCCGCTGGTCCTGCTGTCCGCCGCGGACGAGATGTTCGCGGGGACGGCGCAGGAGCGCGGGCTGGAGCTCAACTGCATTCGCCCGGACGGGGTGCCCGCCGTGTCGGCGGATTACGGGCGGGTGCTGCAGGTGCTGAGCAACCTGCTGGGGAACGCGCTCAAGTTCACCCCGTCCGGCGGGCGCGTGGAGCTGAGCGCGGTGCGCGTCGCCGGATACGTGCGGTTCTGGGTGACGGACACCGGCCCGGGCATTGAGCGCGACCACCTGCCGCGCCTGTTTGACCGGTTCTGGCAGGCGCGCCGGGGGCACGGGGCCGGCGCGGGGCTGGGGCTGTCGATCGCGCGCTCCATCGTGGAGGCGCACGGGGGGCAGATCTGGGCGGAAAGCACGCCCGGCGAGGGCACCACGTTCCACTTTACGCTCCCCGTGGCGCAGCCGGGGGAGTAG
- a CDS encoding CheR family methyltransferase, with amino-acid sequence MTSQPRDPSFESLVDFLKETRGFDFTGYKRSTLTRRVERRMLTLEIATYEAYRDHLELHPEEYGELFNTILINVTSFFRDPDAWSTLGRDFLPALLRDRGPEAPIRVWSAGCASGEETYSLVMMLAEALGVEAFRERVKVYATDRDDDALAHARAAVYDAKTLEDLPVGYRERYFEPVGAGYVFRADLRRQVIFGKHDLVHDAPISHLDLLACRNVMMYFNSEVQASILARFHFALKPDGLLFLGKAEMMRSHGGLFIPAHLSSRVFRKAVPGSARDRLLLMGRTGANAQGSGARVPPASAVVAHQVALRDAALNAGPVAQLVVGAAGQLLLANDAARRLFGIGPGDVGRPLHDLKVSYRPVELRSRIEQAVSEQRSILISNVEHAAGDEVRSFDVQVTPLDNSDGRLGVSITFVDVTRHTRLKAEVDEAGQALETAFEELQSTNEELETTNEELQSTIEELETTNEELQSTNEELETMNEELQSTNEELETTNDELHRRTSSLNDVNAYLASVLTSLRAGVVVVDRDMLVQVWNRSMEELWGLRADEVNGQPLLHLDIGLPVEQLKAPLRAILEARADFQESELDAVNRRGRPVRCHIAMSPLLSSAGEIRGTVILLEDRPASPPPA; translated from the coding sequence ATGACCTCGCAGCCCCGGGATCCCTCGTTCGAATCGCTGGTGGACTTTCTGAAGGAAACCCGCGGCTTCGATTTTACTGGATACAAGCGCTCCACGCTCACCCGCCGGGTGGAGCGGCGCATGCTGACGCTGGAAATCGCCACGTACGAAGCGTACCGCGACCACCTGGAACTGCACCCCGAGGAGTACGGGGAGCTGTTCAACACCATCCTCATCAACGTCACCTCGTTCTTTCGCGATCCGGACGCGTGGAGCACGCTGGGCCGGGATTTCCTTCCCGCCCTGCTGCGCGACCGCGGCCCCGAGGCGCCCATCCGCGTGTGGAGCGCCGGGTGCGCCAGTGGCGAGGAGACGTACAGCCTGGTGATGATGCTGGCCGAGGCGCTGGGGGTGGAGGCGTTCCGCGAGCGCGTCAAGGTGTACGCCACCGACCGCGACGACGACGCCCTGGCCCACGCCCGCGCCGCCGTATACGACGCCAAGACGCTGGAAGACCTCCCCGTCGGCTACCGCGAGCGCTACTTCGAGCCGGTGGGCGCGGGCTACGTGTTTCGCGCGGACCTGCGGCGGCAGGTGATCTTCGGCAAGCACGACCTGGTGCACGACGCGCCCATTTCGCACCTGGACCTGCTGGCCTGCCGCAACGTGATGATGTACTTCAACTCCGAAGTACAGGCCAGCATTCTGGCGCGCTTTCACTTTGCCCTCAAGCCCGACGGGCTGCTCTTTCTGGGCAAGGCCGAGATGATGCGCTCGCACGGCGGCCTCTTCATCCCCGCGCACCTGAGTTCGCGCGTGTTCCGCAAGGCGGTGCCGGGAAGCGCGCGCGACCGCCTGCTGCTCATGGGGCGCACCGGAGCCAACGCGCAGGGCTCCGGGGCCCGCGTGCCCCCGGCCTCCGCGGTGGTGGCTCACCAGGTGGCGCTGCGCGACGCGGCGCTCAACGCCGGCCCGGTGGCGCAGCTGGTGGTGGGCGCCGCGGGGCAGCTGCTGCTGGCCAACGACGCCGCGCGCCGCCTGTTCGGCATCGGCCCCGGCGACGTGGGGCGCCCGCTGCACGACCTCAAGGTCTCGTACCGCCCGGTGGAGCTGCGCTCGCGCATCGAGCAGGCGGTGAGCGAACAGCGCTCCATCCTCATCAGCAACGTGGAGCACGCCGCGGGCGACGAAGTGCGCAGCTTTGACGTACAGGTCACCCCGCTGGACAACAGCGACGGCCGGCTGGGCGTATCCATCACCTTCGTGGACGTCACCCGCCACACGCGGCTCAAGGCCGAGGTGGACGAAGCCGGGCAGGCGCTGGAAACGGCGTTCGAGGAGCTTCAAAGCACCAACGAAGAGCTGGAGACCACCAACGAGGAGCTGCAGAGCACCATCGAGGAACTCGAGACCACCAACGAGGAGCTCCAGAGCACCAACGAAGAACTGGAGACGATGAACGAGGAGCTCCAGAGCACCAACGAGGAGCTGGAAACCACCAACGACGAACTGCACCGCCGCACCTCGTCGCTCAATGACGTGAACGCGTACCTGGCCTCGGTGCTCACCAGCCTGCGCGCCGGTGTGGTGGTGGTGGACCGCGACATGCTCGTGCAGGTGTGGAACCGCAGCATGGAAGAGCTGTGGGGGCTGCGCGCCGACGAGGTGAACGGGCAGCCGCTTCTGCACCTGGACATCGGGCTTCCCGTGGAGCAGCTCAAGGCGCCGCTGCGCGCTATTCTGGAGGCTCGCGCGGACTTTCAGGAGTCGGAGCTGGACGCCGTGAACCGGCGCGGGCGACCGGTGCGCTGCCACATTGCCATGTCGCCCCTGCTTTCCAGCGCCGGCGAAATCCGCGGCACGGTGATTCTGCTGGAAGACAGGCCCGCCTCCCCCCCTCCCGCGTAG
- a CDS encoding chemotaxis protein CheB: MPINDPGSPPGGLPVVALVASMGGLAALSEVLGALPADFGAAVVVLQHVEAGRLSLLPEILAGRTPLRVRAAVHGAELENGHVYVAPSGRHLSILRGRTLALDEHAPVNFSRPSADVLLSSLAAAGVPMVAVVLTGRGSDGARGALHVRQGGGTVLASDQQSSVSYGMPGAADAAGAVDEVLPLPRIAPRLVELISQLVQPYE; encoded by the coding sequence GTGCCGATCAACGATCCGGGCTCGCCGCCCGGCGGGCTCCCCGTGGTGGCGCTGGTGGCCTCCATGGGCGGGCTGGCGGCGCTTTCGGAGGTGCTGGGCGCCCTTCCCGCGGACTTCGGCGCGGCGGTGGTGGTGCTGCAGCACGTGGAGGCCGGGCGCCTGAGCCTGCTCCCGGAGATCCTTGCCGGACGCACGCCCCTGCGCGTCCGCGCGGCGGTGCACGGCGCCGAGCTGGAGAACGGGCACGTGTACGTGGCGCCCTCCGGCCGCCACCTCTCCATCCTCCGCGGACGCACGCTGGCGCTGGACGAACACGCCCCCGTCAACTTCTCGCGGCCTTCGGCCGATGTACTGCTGTCGTCGCTGGCCGCGGCCGGCGTGCCCATGGTGGCCGTGGTGCTCACCGGGCGCGGATCGGACGGTGCCCGCGGCGCGCTGCACGTGCGCCAAGGCGGCGGTACGGTCCTCGCCTCCGACCAGCAGAGTTCCGTGAGCTATGGAATGCCCGGCGCGGCGGACGCGGCGGGCGCGGTGGACGAAGTGCTTCCCCTGCCGCGGATTGCCCCGCGGCTGGTGGAACTGATTTCTCAACTGGTGCAACCCTACGAATGA
- a CDS encoding chemotaxis protein CheB produces the protein MAERDIVVIGASAGGVEAVSSLIEALPRDFPAAVFVVVHFPPHVTSVLPRIISRRGGMLAEHAVDGAPIELGRVYVAPPDLHLIIETGHMRLVRGPRENMSRPAVDPLFRSAARAYGNRVMAVVLSGNLDDGSAGMIAVKKRGGLALVQDPDDALYSGMPASAIRNAPVDHVAPLAEIAQLLIQKAGETVETPEDDRSRALYETEVRVAEMDPDALETPRAGEPSAFACPECHGVLWEVQDGELTRFRCRVGHAYSMENLLAGQSAALDAALWTAYRALEERAALTARMADRMRDRSQPMLAVRYDEQTRETLERAEMIRRVLVTGSEDIPVVEGGPRESNVAD, from the coding sequence TTGGCCGAACGTGACATTGTGGTGATCGGCGCCTCGGCGGGTGGAGTCGAGGCCGTGTCGTCGCTCATCGAAGCGCTGCCCCGCGACTTTCCCGCGGCCGTGTTCGTGGTCGTGCACTTTCCCCCGCACGTCACCAGCGTGCTTCCCCGCATCATTTCGCGCCGCGGAGGAATGCTGGCGGAGCACGCGGTGGATGGGGCGCCCATCGAACTGGGGCGCGTGTACGTGGCCCCGCCGGACCTGCACCTCATCATTGAAACCGGGCACATGCGCCTGGTGCGGGGCCCGCGCGAGAACATGTCGCGCCCGGCGGTGGACCCGCTCTTTCGCAGCGCCGCGCGCGCGTACGGCAACCGGGTGATGGCCGTGGTGCTCAGCGGCAATCTGGACGACGGAAGCGCGGGGATGATCGCCGTCAAGAAGCGGGGCGGCCTCGCGCTCGTGCAGGACCCGGATGATGCGCTGTATTCCGGAATGCCCGCCAGCGCCATCCGCAACGCGCCCGTAGATCACGTGGCGCCGCTCGCCGAGATCGCCCAACTGCTGATCCAGAAGGCGGGGGAGACCGTGGAGACACCTGAGGACGACCGGTCGCGCGCGTTGTACGAAACCGAGGTGCGCGTGGCCGAAATGGATCCGGACGCGCTGGAAACGCCGCGCGCCGGCGAGCCGTCGGCCTTTGCCTGCCCGGAGTGCCACGGCGTGCTGTGGGAGGTGCAGGACGGCGAGCTTACGCGGTTCCGCTGCCGGGTGGGGCACGCGTACTCGATGGAAAACCTGCTGGCCGGGCAGAGCGCCGCGCTTGACGCCGCGCTGTGGACGGCGTACCGCGCGCTGGAAGAGCGCGCCGCCCTCACCGCGCGCATGGCCGATCGCATGCGCGACCGCAGCCAGCCCATGCTGGCCGTGCGCTACGACGAGCAGACGCGCGAAACGCTGGAGCGCGCGGAGATGATCCGCCGGGTGCTGGTCACCGGCAGCGAAGACATCCCCGTGGTGGAGGGCGGCCCGCGCGAAAGCAACGTGGCGGACTGA
- a CDS encoding GIY-YIG nuclease family protein, whose translation MHNYYAYILSGPTGVLYTGVTNDLVRRVREHREKRAPGFTSRYGVARLVWFEHTTDITAALAREKQIKGWSRAKKIALIRTPNPEFLDLAPTIGIVDGDD comes from the coding sequence GTGCACAACTACTACGCCTACATTCTGTCAGGCCCGACGGGGGTGCTGTACACGGGGGTCACGAACGACCTCGTGCGCCGCGTACGCGAGCACCGGGAGAAGCGCGCTCCGGGATTCACCTCGCGGTACGGAGTCGCGCGCCTCGTCTGGTTTGAGCACACGACCGACATCACGGCCGCGCTCGCCCGCGAGAAGCAGATCAAGGGCTGGTCACGGGCAAAGAAGATCGCGCTGATCCGAACCCCAAACCCCGAGTTCCTGGACCTGGCACCCACAATCGGCATCGTCGACGGCGATGATTGA
- a CDS encoding electron transfer flavoprotein-ubiquinone oxidoreductase: protein MADAARGTVLPVRHQPPLPRERMILSEAPDAEAIEMDVVIVGAGPAGLACAIELARLVQKDGEAGGSLGETQIAVLDKASALGEHNLSGAVVNPRAFRELFPELTDADFPFRDPVRDEAVYLMTETGHYRIPTPPPMHNKGNYTASISEICRWLGDKAEGLGVNILPGFPVDSLLVEGQNVRGVRTTPAGLSRDGSAGPGSEPPTDVTARVTVLAEGTRGPLAMAYREWQGIKSENPQIFALGVKELWETKVPLDKIVHTLGWPLPRDAFGGSWMYPVEPNLVSIGLVVGLDYRQTTVDVHQMLQRMKLHPLFRKYLEGGEMVEWGAKTIPEGGFYALSQRRYGDGVLMAGDTAGFVDVPSLKGIHYAMQSGIYAARAIFAALQKGDTSAAALAPYDAMVDGSYIRDDLYKSRNQRLAFKDGFFVGGAKAALMTVTGGRFPGGKITMHADNEVPRQAGPEPAFVPDGKLTFSKVDAVFKSGNGTRDDIPSHLIVGKDIPADVAQLYVHLCPAGVYEMNGDRLQVNAPNCIDCKATDVIGPRWTPREGGSGPAYKKM, encoded by the coding sequence ATGGCCGACGCCGCACGCGGGACCGTTCTCCCCGTCCGCCACCAGCCGCCGCTTCCCCGCGAGCGGATGATCCTGTCCGAGGCGCCCGACGCCGAGGCCATCGAGATGGACGTGGTGATCGTGGGCGCGGGCCCGGCCGGCCTGGCGTGCGCCATCGAACTCGCGCGCCTGGTGCAGAAGGACGGCGAGGCCGGCGGATCGCTGGGCGAAACCCAGATCGCCGTGCTGGACAAGGCATCGGCGCTGGGCGAGCACAACCTGTCGGGCGCGGTGGTGAACCCGCGCGCCTTCCGGGAACTGTTCCCCGAGCTGACCGACGCCGACTTCCCCTTCCGCGATCCGGTGCGCGACGAAGCCGTCTATCTGATGACGGAAACGGGGCACTACCGCATCCCCACGCCGCCCCCCATGCACAACAAGGGGAACTACACGGCGTCCATCTCCGAAATCTGCCGCTGGCTGGGCGACAAGGCCGAGGGGCTGGGGGTGAACATCCTCCCCGGCTTCCCGGTGGACTCGCTGCTGGTGGAGGGGCAGAACGTCCGCGGGGTGCGCACCACGCCGGCCGGCCTCAGCCGCGACGGCAGCGCGGGGCCGGGCTCGGAGCCGCCCACCGACGTCACCGCGCGCGTCACCGTGCTGGCGGAAGGAACGCGCGGGCCGCTGGCCATGGCGTACCGTGAGTGGCAGGGGATCAAGAGCGAAAATCCGCAGATCTTTGCGCTGGGCGTAAAGGAACTGTGGGAAACCAAGGTGCCGCTCGACAAGATCGTCCACACGCTGGGGTGGCCGCTGCCGCGCGACGCCTTTGGCGGAAGCTGGATGTATCCCGTGGAGCCGAACCTGGTGTCCATCGGCCTGGTGGTGGGGCTGGATTACCGGCAGACCACGGTGGACGTGCACCAGATGCTGCAGCGCATGAAGCTGCACCCGCTGTTCCGGAAGTACCTGGAAGGCGGCGAAATGGTGGAGTGGGGCGCCAAGACCATTCCCGAGGGCGGGTTCTACGCCCTGTCGCAGCGCCGCTACGGCGACGGCGTGCTGATGGCCGGCGACACGGCGGGCTTTGTGGACGTGCCCTCGCTGAAGGGAATCCACTACGCCATGCAGAGCGGCATCTACGCGGCGCGCGCCATCTTCGCGGCGCTCCAGAAGGGCGACACCAGCGCCGCGGCACTGGCGCCGTACGATGCCATGGTGGACGGCAGCTACATCCGTGATGATCTGTACAAGAGCCGGAACCAGCGTCTGGCGTTCAAGGACGGCTTCTTCGTGGGCGGCGCCAAGGCGGCGCTGATGACGGTGACGGGCGGGCGCTTTCCCGGCGGCAAGATCACCATGCACGCCGACAACGAGGTGCCGCGCCAGGCCGGGCCGGAGCCGGCGTTCGTTCCGGACGGCAAGCTGACGTTCAGCAAGGTGGACGCGGTGTTCAAGTCGGGGAACGGGACCCGCGACGACATCCCGTCGCACCTGATCGTGGGCAAGGACATTCCGGCGGACGTGGCGCAGCTGTACGTGCACCTGTGCCCGGCCGGCGTGTACGAAATGAACGGCGACCGGCTGCAGGTGAACGCGCCCAACTGCATCGACTGCAAGGCGACGGACGTGATCGGCCCGCGCTGGACGCCGCGCGAGGGCGGCAGCGGCCCGGCGTACAAGAAGATGTAA
- a CDS encoding alpha-1,4-glucan--maltose-1-phosphate maltosyltransferase produces MPERIDASRRVVIENVEPELDGGRYAVKREVGDTVQVEADIFKEGHDALSAAVWYRAEDEEGWRESPMKFWDNDRWRGSFTPDRNCRWFFTVVAWTDVFGTWQSDLRKKYDAGQEVLLELFEGAQLIASAAAPLAPGADRDRMIAFLEEIVGDAKMASAGLIERDSWPAFRDGVEAAADLTLAERVAAALDPALLELMARYPLRQDLTRYDRELPIQVDRVAARFAAWYELFPRSMSDDESRHGTWDDVIGKLPYVRDMGFDVLYFPPIHPIGRKFRKGKNNTLNPGPDEPGVPYAVGSEEGGHKDVHPELGTMEDFRRMVAAAREHGLEIALDFAIQVSPDHPYAREHPGWFNQRPDGTIMYAENPPKKYQDIYPLNFYGDDWEAQWAEWRDVILHWAEQGVKIFRVDNPHTKPVQFWEWMIRQVQEQYPDVLFLSEAFTRPKMMRALAKAGFSQSYTYFTWRNFKGEITEYFTELTQGPMKEYFRGNLFPNTPDINPEFLQRGGRPAHMIRAVLATTLSSVYGIYSGFELCEATPLAPGKEEYLDSEKYQIKAWDWDRPGNIRPLITRLNQVRRQNRALQEYDNLRFYPADNDNILFYGKMTEDRTSMVFVAVNLDPFAAHETMLHFPLPDMGIGWNDPWEVEELLTGERHFWHGGSQWVRLDPDAPARMFRVRAWRSSERGFDYFMEPTLV; encoded by the coding sequence ATGCCCGAGAGGATCGACGCCAGCCGCAGGGTCGTGATCGAGAACGTGGAGCCCGAGCTGGACGGCGGCCGCTACGCCGTCAAGCGCGAGGTGGGCGACACCGTGCAGGTGGAGGCCGACATCTTCAAGGAAGGGCACGACGCCCTTTCCGCGGCCGTCTGGTACCGCGCCGAGGACGAGGAAGGCTGGCGCGAGTCGCCCATGAAGTTCTGGGACAACGACCGCTGGCGCGGCTCGTTCACCCCCGACCGCAACTGCCGCTGGTTCTTTACCGTCGTCGCGTGGACGGACGTGTTCGGCACCTGGCAGAGCGACCTGCGCAAGAAGTACGACGCCGGCCAGGAAGTCCTGCTGGAGCTGTTCGAGGGCGCCCAGCTGATCGCCTCGGCCGCCGCGCCGCTGGCCCCCGGCGCCGACCGCGACCGCATGATCGCCTTTCTGGAGGAGATCGTGGGTGACGCGAAGATGGCGTCCGCCGGGCTCATCGAGCGTGACTCGTGGCCGGCGTTCCGCGACGGCGTGGAGGCCGCCGCCGATCTGACGCTGGCCGAGCGCGTGGCCGCGGCGCTGGATCCCGCGCTGCTGGAGCTGATGGCCCGCTATCCCCTGCGGCAGGACCTGACGCGCTACGACCGGGAGCTGCCGATCCAGGTGGACCGCGTGGCCGCCCGCTTCGCCGCGTGGTACGAGCTGTTTCCGCGCTCCATGTCCGACGACGAATCGCGCCACGGCACCTGGGACGACGTCATCGGCAAGCTGCCGTACGTACGCGACATGGGCTTCGACGTGCTGTACTTTCCGCCCATCCACCCCATCGGCCGCAAGTTCCGCAAGGGCAAGAACAACACGCTCAACCCGGGGCCGGACGAGCCGGGCGTACCCTACGCCGTGGGCTCGGAAGAGGGCGGGCACAAGGACGTGCACCCCGAGCTGGGGACCATGGAGGACTTCCGGCGCATGGTGGCCGCCGCGCGCGAGCACGGGCTGGAGATCGCGCTGGACTTCGCCATCCAGGTGTCTCCTGATCACCCGTACGCCAGGGAGCATCCGGGCTGGTTCAACCAGCGGCCGGACGGCACCATCATGTACGCGGAGAATCCGCCCAAGAAGTACCAGGACATCTATCCCCTGAACTTCTACGGGGATGACTGGGAGGCCCAGTGGGCGGAGTGGCGCGACGTAATCCTGCACTGGGCGGAGCAGGGGGTGAAGATCTTTCGCGTCGACAATCCGCACACCAAGCCGGTGCAGTTCTGGGAGTGGATGATCCGCCAGGTTCAGGAGCAGTATCCGGACGTGCTCTTTCTGAGCGAGGCGTTCACGCGGCCCAAGATGATGCGGGCGCTGGCCAAGGCGGGGTTCAGCCAGAGCTACACGTACTTCACGTGGCGCAACTTCAAGGGCGAGATCACGGAGTACTTCACGGAGCTCACGCAGGGGCCCATGAAGGAGTACTTCCGGGGCAACCTGTTCCCCAACACGCCCGACATCAACCCCGAGTTCCTGCAGCGCGGCGGCCGGCCGGCGCACATGATCCGGGCCGTGCTGGCGACCACGCTGTCGTCGGTGTACGGCATCTACAGCGGCTTCGAGCTGTGCGAGGCCACGCCGCTGGCGCCGGGCAAGGAAGAGTACCTGGACAGCGAAAAGTACCAGATCAAGGCGTGGGACTGGGACCGGCCGGGCAACATCCGCCCCCTGATCACGCGGCTCAACCAGGTGCGGCGGCAGAACCGCGCGCTGCAGGAGTACGACAACCTGCGCTTCTATCCTGCGGACAACGACAACATCCTGTTCTACGGCAAGATGACGGAGGACCGGACGTCGATGGTGTTCGTGGCGGTGAACCTGGACCCGTTCGCCGCGCACGAGACCATGCTGCACTTTCCGCTGCCGGACATGGGAATCGGGTGGAACGATCCGTGGGAGGTGGAGGAACTGCTGACCGGCGAGCGCCACTTCTGGCACGGCGGATCGCAGTGGGTGCGGCTGGATCCGGACGCGCCCGCGCGCATGTTCCGCGTGCGCGCGTGGAGAAGCAGCGAGCGGGGATTCGACTATTTCATGGAGCCGACGCTGGTGTAG